A genomic stretch from Candidatus Methanomassiliicoccus intestinalis Issoire-Mx1 includes:
- a CDS encoding alpha/beta fold hydrolase, with the protein MPFQKVGDVKVHYHVSGEGEPLLLVAGLFGDLHNWKKTVPLFEKDYKVIICDNRGSGLTEAPSDQFVMSDLADDAAGLLTELGIEKAHILGWSMGGNVAQEIAINHSDLTGTLTLMSTYTREPDRSRYAIEAMLHSVLEGADLYTFNAMMQAWCSTDAHLSGKLYRPTRRGSENRGEDLRIINGYVQQKRALDAFDNRERLHMITAPTLVVHGDSDIMVSPYFADELVKGISSVEQYWVPGAGHFLSSHSYAERVMQFLNSHPLDNLSAESEKKPTACQN; encoded by the coding sequence ATGCCATTTCAAAAAGTAGGCGATGTCAAAGTTCATTATCACGTATCAGGTGAAGGAGAACCTCTTCTTCTGGTAGCCGGCTTGTTTGGAGATCTGCACAATTGGAAGAAAACTGTACCACTCTTTGAGAAAGATTATAAAGTGATCATCTGTGACAACAGGGGATCAGGTCTCACCGAAGCGCCTTCAGATCAGTTTGTGATGAGTGATTTGGCAGATGATGCAGCCGGTTTATTGACTGAGCTGGGAATTGAAAAGGCACACATATTGGGATGGTCGATGGGTGGAAATGTAGCTCAGGAAATTGCTATAAACCACAGCGATCTGACAGGAACGCTCACTCTGATGTCTACATACACTAGAGAACCAGATCGGTCCAGGTATGCAATTGAGGCTATGCTTCATTCTGTTCTGGAAGGTGCTGATCTGTATACATTCAATGCCATGATGCAGGCCTGGTGCTCTACAGATGCTCATTTGAGCGGTAAATTATACAGGCCTACGAGACGGGGAAGTGAGAACCGCGGGGAAGATCTGCGCATCATCAATGGGTATGTGCAGCAGAAGAGGGCATTAGATGCATTCGACAACCGCGAGAGGCTGCATATGATCACCGCTCCCACACTGGTTGTTCACGGAGATTCAGATATAATGGTGTCTCCATATTTTGCAGATGAGCTTGTGAAAGGCATATCCAGCGTTGAACAATACTGGGTTCCAGGCGCAGGACATTTTCTTTCTTCTCACTCATATGCGGAAAGGGTGATGCAGTTTCTAAACTCCCACCCTTTAGATAATCTCTCAGCGGAATCAGAGAAGAAACCCACTGCCTGTCAAAACTAA
- a CDS encoding HsdR family type I site-specific deoxyribonuclease, which produces MKFILEQKGSDLSTIIAEEYLKPEETRKYPGNSFRSGMLKTIGTSVDLSVPSVSRFGSENRLTRKQNIIKYNNFLDKYSGLI; this is translated from the coding sequence ATGAAATTTATTTTGGAACAGAAAGGATCAGATCTTTCGACAATTATTGCGGAGGAATATTTGAAACCGGAAGAGACTAGAAAATATCCAGGTAATTCATTCCGAAGTGGTATGTTGAAAACAATCGGTACAAGTGTAGATCTCAGTGTGCCATCAGTGTCACGGTTTGGCAGTGAAAATAGACTAACGAGGAAGCAGAATATAATCAAATATAATAACTTTTTAGACAAATATTCTGGATTAATCTGA
- a CDS encoding AMP-binding protein — translation MRTEPTREATLGQLLDETVSKFPDTDAIVYPDRDYRLTWSQFSDVIDTVAKGLMAMGVQRGEKVMIWATNVPHWPTLLYATAKIGAILLTINTNYKEKELEYVFTQSESENIFLIDGVRDTDYVQVVYNLLPELKTQPRDTFHSERFPHLKRVFFLGPEKHRGMYSMNELMSMACQVSDEEYEARKAEVSCYDVVNMQYTSGTTGFPKGVMLTHHNIGNNGYWIGNYQNFTEKDRICIPVPLFHCFGCVLGMMSSLNTGATLVILEKYDPVNTMMAIEKEKCTAVYGVPTMFIAMLEHPLFDKFDFSSLRTGIMAGSPCPVKSMYECVEKMNMTQVTSVYGLTEASPGITQTRWDEPSVERKCTTVGKVLPGIEMALINPDTGEFCKLGEHGEVCCRGYNVMKGYYNMPEETAKSIDKNGWLHSGDVGVLDEEGYLSITGRLKDMIIRGGENIYPKEVEDFIHTMDGIQDVQVVGVPSKKYGEQPGAFIILKKNVDMTEQDVLDFCRGKIAWYKTPKYIAFVDTYPMTASGKILKYKLREMSAELWPDA, via the coding sequence TTGAGAACCGAACCAACTCGCGAAGCTACTCTGGGACAGTTACTGGATGAAACAGTTTCTAAGTTCCCGGACACAGATGCAATCGTATACCCCGACAGAGATTACAGACTTACATGGTCTCAATTTTCAGATGTTATCGACACTGTAGCAAAAGGCCTGATGGCGATGGGGGTGCAGCGCGGAGAAAAAGTAATGATCTGGGCCACAAACGTTCCTCACTGGCCTACGCTGCTTTACGCAACTGCCAAAATCGGAGCCATCTTATTAACAATTAATACCAATTATAAAGAAAAAGAGCTTGAGTATGTTTTCACTCAGTCTGAATCAGAAAACATCTTCCTCATTGATGGTGTCAGAGATACAGACTATGTGCAGGTGGTATACAATCTCCTGCCTGAACTGAAAACGCAGCCGAGAGATACTTTTCATTCAGAAAGATTCCCTCACCTCAAGCGCGTTTTCTTCCTTGGACCTGAGAAACACCGCGGAATGTACTCTATGAATGAGCTCATGTCCATGGCCTGCCAGGTTTCAGATGAAGAATATGAGGCAAGAAAAGCGGAAGTCTCCTGCTATGATGTAGTCAACATGCAGTATACATCTGGAACTACCGGCTTTCCCAAAGGTGTGATGCTGACGCATCATAACATAGGAAACAACGGATACTGGATAGGAAATTACCAGAACTTTACGGAAAAGGATCGTATCTGTATTCCCGTTCCGCTGTTCCACTGTTTCGGCTGTGTGCTGGGTATGATGTCCAGCTTAAATACCGGTGCCACGCTGGTAATCCTTGAAAAATATGATCCGGTAAACACAATGATGGCCATCGAGAAAGAAAAATGTACCGCAGTCTACGGTGTTCCCACGATGTTCATTGCCATGCTGGAGCATCCTCTGTTTGACAAGTTTGACTTCTCATCTCTGAGAACGGGAATTATGGCCGGATCTCCGTGTCCAGTCAAAAGCATGTACGAATGCGTTGAAAAGATGAACATGACCCAGGTGACAAGCGTATATGGTCTTACGGAAGCTTCACCGGGAATAACGCAGACCCGCTGGGATGAACCGAGTGTAGAGAGAAAATGTACAACAGTCGGCAAGGTTCTTCCCGGTATCGAAATGGCGCTGATCAACCCAGACACAGGAGAATTCTGCAAACTGGGAGAACACGGAGAAGTGTGCTGCCGCGGTTATAATGTCATGAAGGGATACTATAACATGCCTGAAGAAACAGCCAAATCCATTGATAAAAACGGATGGCTTCATTCAGGAGATGTCGGTGTTTTAGATGAGGAAGGATATCTTTCCATCACCGGACGTCTAAAGGATATGATCATCCGCGGAGGAGAAAACATCTATCCTAAAGAAGTGGAAGATTTCATTCACACCATGGATGGAATTCAGGATGTACAGGTAGTCGGAGTTCCAAGCAAAAAGTATGGAGAGCAGCCCGGGGCATTCATTATTCTCAAGAAGAATGTCGACATGACCGAACAGGATGTGCTGGACTTCTGCCGCGGGAAGATCGCCTGGTACAAGACTCCAAAATACATAGCCTTCGTTGACACTTACCCGATGACGGCTTCAGGAAAGATCCTGAAGTATAAACTCAGGGAAATGTCTGCTGAGCTGTGGCCCGATGCGTGA
- a CDS encoding cupin domain-containing protein, whose translation MTNPQTLGNRVRTFRERLGLSVEELSQNSNVDTAVLESIEADEVYPSIGTLVRLARALGQRVGTFTDDHFVPDPLIVKSYVMQNETAPNQGVGTPGYRYCLLGKGKTDRHMEPYYIVIEPSEKRPISAHEGEEFIIVVSGKLELEYGKQKYALNAGDSVYYNSVVPHAVNSADDKPATIYAVIYTPI comes from the coding sequence ATGACAAATCCACAGACACTTGGAAACAGAGTTCGCACATTCCGCGAACGTTTAGGATTATCTGTTGAAGAACTATCTCAAAACTCAAATGTGGATACAGCTGTCTTGGAGAGCATCGAAGCTGATGAGGTATATCCATCAATCGGTACATTAGTCAGATTAGCAAGGGCCCTGGGTCAGAGAGTGGGGACTTTCACAGATGATCATTTTGTTCCCGACCCGCTTATTGTAAAATCCTATGTGATGCAGAATGAAACCGCTCCCAATCAGGGAGTCGGAACTCCCGGATACCGCTACTGTCTGCTGGGAAAAGGAAAAACAGACAGGCACATGGAACCTTATTATATCGTGATTGAGCCGTCTGAAAAGAGGCCGATCTCCGCCCACGAAGGAGAAGAATTCATAATAGTGGTCTCTGGAAAACTAGAACTTGAGTACGGGAAGCAGAAATATGCTCTGAATGCCGGGGATTCGGTATATTACAACTCAGTCGTGCCTCACGCGGTCAATTCGGCAGATGACAAGCCGGCTACCATATATGCCGTAATTTACACACCGATCTAA
- a CDS encoding flavin reductase family protein has product MNKVKLGAAVPPMSLPVCLLGSNMNDKPTFCPIAWSTIIDDEPPMIGLVTAKKRYTKDGIVQTENFSVNIPDIKMAEPTDYCGIVSGYDTDKSKVFETFSGETGAPMISDCPVTAECRLEKIIEFEGTDLIVGRIVNVYADDEILEQGKADALKMNPLMYFTCGSIYYSLGEKVGKAFKIGKEFPSHE; this is encoded by the coding sequence ATGAACAAAGTAAAACTGGGAGCCGCGGTGCCTCCAATGTCCCTGCCCGTATGTCTGCTGGGATCAAATATGAATGACAAACCGACATTCTGCCCGATAGCCTGGTCAACCATTATTGACGATGAGCCCCCGATGATCGGGCTGGTCACAGCCAAGAAGAGATACACTAAAGACGGCATAGTTCAGACTGAAAATTTCTCTGTCAATATTCCAGACATAAAGATGGCAGAGCCGACAGACTACTGCGGCATTGTTTCCGGGTATGACACTGATAAATCCAAAGTATTCGAAACATTCAGCGGAGAGACTGGAGCGCCGATGATCAGCGACTGCCCCGTAACAGCAGAATGCAGACTTGAAAAGATCATTGAGTTCGAAGGCACAGATCTGATCGTAGGCAGAATTGTGAATGTATATGCAGATGATGAAATTTTAGAACAGGGCAAAGCAGACGCTCTGAAGATGAACCCACTGATGTACTTCACCTGCGGCAGCATCTACTATTCACTGGGAGAAAAAGTAGGAAAAGCATTCAAGATAGGAAAGGAGTTTCCTTCTCATGAGTGA
- a CDS encoding peroxiredoxin: protein MSDTQLKSGDDAPSFKLDSAEGEISLSDFKKIILYFYSKDNTSGCTKQAVSFNESYESFKKMEYEIIGISKDTVSSHKKFAEKYGLKFHLLSDPDCKTAEAYGVRKEKMMYGKKVMGTVRSAFIIEEGKIVSALYNIKAESSAESVLEALKINE, encoded by the coding sequence ATGAGTGATACGCAGCTTAAATCAGGAGACGATGCTCCTTCATTCAAACTTGACAGCGCTGAAGGAGAGATTTCCCTTTCAGACTTCAAAAAAATCATCCTCTACTTCTATTCAAAGGATAATACATCGGGATGCACCAAACAGGCCGTTTCGTTCAACGAGTCGTATGAATCGTTTAAGAAGATGGAGTACGAGATTATCGGCATCAGCAAAGATACAGTCTCTTCACACAAAAAATTTGCAGAAAAGTACGGTCTGAAATTTCATCTGTTGTCCGATCCAGACTGCAAAACTGCAGAGGCATACGGTGTAAGAAAAGAGAAAATGATGTACGGCAAGAAAGTTATGGGAACTGTCAGATCCGCATTTATCATAGAAGAAGGAAAGATCGTTTCTGCTTTGTACAATATCAAAGCGGAGAGCAGTGCTGAATCGGTTTTAGAAGCTTTAAAAATAAATGAATGA
- a CDS encoding TspO/MBR family protein, with the protein MNERKKRNWIRLIILIVIPLAVGMLSSFVTGDSMTMYKDYNQPPFSPPSLLFPIMWTILYILMGISAYLVTGPEVPARQKSAALTIFAVQLVVNFFWSPLFFKMGLVLISFFWIVMLWILVLIMILVFRRISKAAAWLQLPYIIWLTIAAYLNLGIFLLN; encoded by the coding sequence ATGAATGAGCGTAAAAAAAGGAATTGGATACGCCTGATAATTCTCATTGTAATTCCTTTAGCAGTAGGCATGCTGTCGTCTTTTGTCACAGGAGACAGCATGACAATGTATAAGGATTACAATCAGCCGCCGTTTTCACCGCCTTCGCTTTTGTTTCCTATAATGTGGACGATCCTTTACATCTTGATGGGCATATCCGCATACCTGGTCACTGGACCTGAAGTTCCTGCCAGACAGAAAAGCGCTGCTTTGACAATTTTTGCAGTGCAGCTTGTAGTTAACTTCTTCTGGTCGCCTCTTTTCTTCAAAATGGGGCTGGTTCTGATCTCTTTCTTCTGGATAGTCATGCTGTGGATTTTAGTTCTGATAATGATCTTGGTGTTCAGAAGGATCAGCAAAGCCGCTGCCTGGCTGCAGCTTCCTTACATAATCTGGCTTACAATCGCGGCATACCTGAATCTAGGAATCTTTTTACTGAACTGA
- a CDS encoding 50S ribosomal protein L15e, with translation MPETSEEVSRNVNGKSMYTYIAEAWNTPSESYVKQLQWSRLIEWRKEENFVKIDHPTRLDRARKLGYKAKQGYIIVRGRVRKGSLRKRKIRKGRRAKRRGINKITMAKSLQRIAEERACKKYPNLEVLNSYWVGMDGQHEWFEIIMVDPHHPVIKADKNINWICSPKQKGRAYRGLTAAGKAGRGLKWKGKGAEKVRPSIGAHNRKGK, from the coding sequence ATGCCTGAGACTTCCGAGGAAGTTTCCAGGAATGTAAATGGAAAAAGCATGTACACTTACATCGCTGAAGCTTGGAACACACCAAGTGAGAGCTATGTTAAGCAGTTACAGTGGTCTCGTTTGATTGAGTGGAGAAAGGAAGAGAATTTTGTAAAGATTGATCATCCTACTCGTTTAGACCGTGCAAGAAAACTTGGATACAAAGCCAAGCAGGGATATATCATTGTAAGAGGCCGTGTCCGTAAGGGATCTCTCAGAAAGAGAAAGATCAGAAAAGGACGCAGGGCAAAACGCCGCGGTATCAACAAGATCACAATGGCAAAGAGCCTTCAGCGCATTGCTGAGGAAAGAGCCTGCAAGAAATATCCAAACTTAGAAGTTCTCAACTCCTACTGGGTTGGAATGGATGGACAGCACGAATGGTTTGAAATCATAATGGTTGACCCTCACCACCCTGTTATCAAAGCTGACAAGAACATCAACTGGATTTGCTCTCCAAAACAGAAAGGCCGTGCCTACCGTGGACTCACAGCTGCTGGAAAAGCAGGACGTGGACTTAAATGGAAAGGCAAAGGCGCTGAGAAGGTCAGACCTTCAATCGGTGCTCACAACCGTAAAGGAAAGTAA
- a CDS encoding nitrogenase component 1 — MYRISVYGKGGIGKSTISANISYGISSRGLKVLHVGCDPKHDSTRLLTGGVNQITFMDCLTDQKDTDPVESGSNGISCVECGGAFPGIGCAGKGMIRLFDYLDEHTPDDVDIRIHDVLGDVVCGGFSVPMRKENTDAVILVVSEEFMSLYAANNILRGIKNLNDTPCILGLIVNSRAPELSANVREFSIATGLEIIGSISKDAVFSKAEIIGNTVLELFPESESASELNEIVEAVINASEGYAELKSPRPISEEAMRDIASGKPARKDISSEKETVCNFDAYDCERGITYKGNYVMPSCTSHGAVELLQGISDAAVVLHGPRNCAYLMEYANRRRSLKLPSIEGKLNSCNIFCTEMNDDLTFSGDLECLNSTVDKVISQGYKTVFLVPTCTPVEIGADLERAAKRLCRDDVQVIAVPEDDVFLGSKFGCYTGALKCMASLIDQDKEVIPNTVNILCYSSPMLSRLENIREIYRILESSGLNVNTVINEKTSLDSIKKLHTAEYNIQIGDSQLNNKMSEILLQGKDCRMLKMPNGMHGIRTWIDALSKMTGRPDAGKDYLLCAEDRYYGFMEKMKENTEGLSAMLYLMPEHDVDWQIDTLLDMGIDVKRIAHWKGTTSDKNFKKSRHENIQHNYDVSLCGLKDLIDEIKPDLIITSDSRVGRLGIRWIGFNTGYTGVSGALRWARRVRNSLKIPVNDGWRIDL, encoded by the coding sequence ATGTACAGGATTTCAGTCTATGGCAAAGGCGGCATAGGAAAATCAACCATCTCAGCCAATATTTCCTACGGAATATCATCCAGAGGATTGAAAGTACTTCACGTAGGCTGCGATCCCAAGCATGACTCCACGAGACTGCTGACCGGCGGAGTAAATCAGATAACTTTCATGGACTGCCTGACGGACCAGAAAGATACAGACCCGGTAGAATCCGGATCAAACGGAATATCATGTGTAGAGTGCGGCGGAGCATTTCCTGGAATCGGATGTGCAGGAAAAGGAATGATCAGATTATTCGACTATCTGGACGAACACACTCCAGACGATGTTGATATAAGAATACACGATGTTCTCGGCGATGTTGTCTGCGGCGGATTTTCAGTACCGATGAGAAAAGAAAACACGGATGCGGTTATTCTTGTGGTCTCTGAAGAATTCATGTCGCTGTATGCTGCTAACAATATCCTCCGCGGAATCAAAAATCTAAACGATACTCCATGCATACTTGGTTTGATTGTGAACAGCAGGGCGCCTGAGCTGAGTGCAAATGTCAGAGAGTTTTCTATTGCCACAGGTCTGGAGATTATTGGCAGCATTTCAAAAGATGCTGTGTTTTCAAAAGCAGAGATTATAGGCAACACTGTTTTAGAACTGTTTCCAGAGTCAGAATCTGCATCAGAGCTGAATGAGATTGTTGAAGCTGTGATCAATGCATCAGAGGGATATGCTGAACTGAAATCCCCTCGGCCCATTTCAGAAGAAGCTATGAGAGATATAGCATCTGGAAAACCTGCAAGAAAGGATATTTCCTCTGAAAAGGAAACAGTGTGCAATTTTGATGCGTATGATTGTGAAAGGGGCATCACATACAAAGGAAATTACGTGATGCCTTCGTGCACATCGCACGGCGCTGTGGAACTTCTTCAGGGAATTTCAGATGCTGCTGTCGTGCTCCATGGACCCCGGAATTGTGCATATCTCATGGAATATGCCAATCGAAGACGGTCGCTGAAACTTCCCTCTATTGAAGGGAAACTGAATTCATGCAATATATTCTGTACAGAAATGAATGATGATCTTACATTCAGCGGAGACTTAGAATGTTTAAACAGCACTGTAGACAAAGTAATTTCTCAGGGATACAAAACTGTATTTTTAGTACCGACGTGCACCCCTGTTGAGATCGGCGCTGATTTAGAACGCGCTGCTAAAAGATTGTGCAGAGATGATGTGCAGGTCATAGCAGTCCCGGAAGATGATGTTTTTCTTGGCAGCAAATTTGGATGCTATACAGGTGCACTAAAGTGCATGGCCAGCCTGATAGATCAAGACAAAGAGGTAATTCCCAACACTGTGAATATTCTATGTTATTCTTCACCAATGCTGTCCAGGCTTGAAAATATCCGTGAGATCTACAGGATATTGGAATCGTCAGGACTCAATGTGAACACGGTGATAAATGAAAAAACGTCACTTGATTCAATTAAAAAACTGCATACTGCAGAATATAACATCCAGATTGGAGATTCGCAGCTAAACAACAAAATGTCTGAAATCCTGCTTCAGGGAAAAGACTGCAGGATGCTTAAGATGCCCAACGGCATGCATGGAATAAGAACCTGGATAGATGCATTGTCGAAGATGACGGGCAGACCTGATGCCGGCAAAGACTACCTGCTCTGCGCTGAAGACAGGTATTATGGATTTATGGAAAAAATGAAAGAAAATACTGAAGGACTGTCTGCAATGTTGTACTTAATGCCTGAACATGATGTAGACTGGCAGATCGATACTCTTCTTGATATGGGTATAGATGTCAAAAGGATAGCACATTGGAAAGGAACAACATCTGATAAAAATTTTAAAAAGAGCAGACATGAAAATATTCAGCACAACTATGATGTGTCGCTCTGCGGCTTAAAAGATCTCATTGATGAGATTAAACCGGATCTGATTATAACCAGTGATTCCCGCGTAGGCAGACTCGGCATCAGATGGATAGGTTTCAATACAGGTTACACAGGAGTATCCGGTGCACTGCGCTGGGCAAGAAGAGTTCGGAACTCGCTGAAAATACCAGTGAACGATGGCTGGAGGATTGACTTATGA
- a CDS encoding nitrogenase-related protein has product MNTEPDGFLGAVLAAEGIKGMKILINGPGGCRSRTQILLKELIHEYSKEDPKCCSSKYFSRQSKLPCTYLNSNDMIMGSADKISDGLSSINSVSDSDTIMVDTLGASVQVTDNMNAIRRAHAEDKTITASRYVSSMSIYKGFDDTITRIVEHLCKAEEKHKIPQTVNILGYNISDSCWEYGRKEIAKMLESIGISVTAFIGCGCTKEELKRSTSSELNILIHPEFSMKTAEYYSANFDIPYMIPSFGSPIGYPSICSFIQEVSSRFGTDPTTALESIMSEKSDVDRILMNSEKMLGGFRGCGCSITGIPSDVLPIIRWMHDHLSIVPEYVKILGEDESPMTEHLMKFLQEIDCMDALDADPSEKYELIFTDGMSAEIIKRNDGTSSCVQTRIPYSFGTSLVNRSLIGTYGCRYILDEIINSRGMFYCGQPTMVDFR; this is encoded by the coding sequence ATGAATACTGAACCTGACGGATTTCTGGGTGCAGTGCTGGCTGCTGAAGGAATAAAAGGAATGAAGATCTTGATAAACGGCCCCGGAGGCTGCCGCTCCAGAACCCAGATTCTGCTGAAAGAGCTGATACATGAGTATTCCAAAGAAGACCCCAAATGCTGCTCATCCAAGTATTTCAGCAGACAATCCAAACTGCCGTGCACATACCTGAATTCCAATGACATGATTATGGGTTCTGCTGATAAGATTTCAGATGGGCTGAGCTCGATCAATTCTGTATCCGACTCTGACACAATTATGGTAGATACGCTGGGAGCATCGGTGCAGGTAACAGACAATATGAATGCAATAAGAAGAGCTCATGCAGAAGACAAAACAATCACTGCCAGCCGATATGTTTCTTCGATGTCGATCTACAAAGGTTTTGATGATACGATAACACGAATTGTAGAACATCTGTGTAAAGCTGAAGAAAAACACAAAATTCCTCAGACGGTGAATATTCTGGGATATAACATATCAGACAGCTGCTGGGAATACGGCAGAAAAGAAATTGCAAAGATGCTGGAGTCAATAGGTATCAGTGTAACAGCATTCATAGGATGCGGCTGTACAAAGGAAGAGCTGAAAAGATCAACCAGTTCCGAACTGAACATCTTGATTCATCCCGAATTTTCAATGAAGACTGCAGAGTATTATTCAGCTAATTTTGATATACCCTACATGATCCCAAGTTTCGGATCACCCATAGGCTACCCTTCGATCTGTTCGTTTATTCAAGAGGTTTCCTCAAGGTTTGGAACTGATCCTACAACCGCACTGGAATCAATTATGTCTGAAAAGTCAGATGTTGACAGGATTCTCATGAATTCAGAAAAGATGCTGGGCGGTTTCAGGGGATGCGGATGCTCAATCACAGGCATTCCGTCAGATGTTCTGCCCATCATCAGATGGATGCATGATCATCTTTCAATAGTGCCGGAATATGTAAAGATCCTAGGAGAAGATGAATCTCCGATGACAGAACATTTAATGAAATTTCTTCAAGAAATAGACTGCATGGATGCACTTGACGCAGATCCATCAGAGAAATACGAATTGATATTTACAGACGGTATGAGTGCAGAAATCATCAAGAGAAATGATGGTACGAGTTCATGTGTTCAGACGAGAATTCCCTACAGCTTTGGAACATCGCTTGTGAACAGAAGCTTGATCGGCACATATGGCTGCAGGTATATTCTGGATGAGATCATCAACAGCCGCGGAATGTTTTACTGCGGACAGCCGACCATGGTTGACTTTAGATAA
- a CDS encoding ABC transporter ATP-binding protein, with product MQIEISNASYDYSKNVSVLHDISLKMESPNLICIVGPNGVGKSTLIKCINGLLKPKCGEIIINGRNIRDFSKKELAMTVGYVPPKTTDLFSLPVLDAIMIGRHNLQGWKNTSEDVNEIYGILKLLNIEDLAMRSFNNLSSGQHQKVSIARGLAQETPILLLDEPTSNLDVKHQVYVTELLRGIAKANDMLIVMISHDLNIAAKYADKIIVMAEPGKIYSYGTPGEVITQEMVRDVYGIDCEIEDHDGVPHVILGFVLSA from the coding sequence ATGCAGATAGAAATTTCTAACGCATCGTATGATTATTCTAAAAATGTAAGCGTTCTTCATGATATCAGTCTTAAGATGGAGAGCCCTAACCTGATCTGCATTGTCGGACCAAACGGCGTTGGTAAATCGACATTAATCAAATGTATAAACGGGCTCTTAAAACCAAAATGTGGAGAAATAATCATCAATGGAAGAAATATCAGGGACTTTAGTAAAAAAGAACTGGCAATGACGGTTGGCTACGTCCCTCCCAAAACGACTGATCTATTTTCCCTGCCTGTTTTAGATGCCATAATGATCGGCAGGCACAATCTTCAGGGATGGAAAAACACTTCAGAGGATGTAAATGAGATTTACGGCATACTCAAATTGTTGAATATCGAAGATCTGGCTATGAGATCATTTAATAATCTTTCATCCGGGCAGCATCAGAAAGTATCAATCGCAAGGGGGCTGGCGCAAGAAACACCCATTCTTTTGCTTGATGAACCTACATCAAATCTGGATGTTAAACATCAAGTATATGTCACCGAGCTGTTGAGAGGAATTGCCAAGGCTAATGATATGCTGATTGTCATGATAAGTCATGATTTGAATATCGCAGCCAAATACGCAGACAAGATCATTGTGATGGCAGAACCGGGAAAGATCTACTCATACGGCACTCCCGGGGAAGTGATAACACAAGAGATGGTCAGAGATGTCTACGGAATCGATTGTGAGATCGAGGACCATGACGGAGTGCCGCATGTAATTTTAGGTTTTGTGCTGTCTGCCTGA